A stretch of DNA from Gimesia chilikensis:
CATCGCCTACTTCACCGACGATTCGCAGCCGCGGGATAACTTCGTGCAGTTGGAAAGTCTGCCCCCCTTGGAATACTGTCGCAAGGATTACCTGGTCAGCAGAGCAGATGCAGCAGAGCTGGAAGCAATTGACGATCAGACGCTGGGAAGAATCCCCCGACGGCAGCTGACGGACAAAGCCTGGGTCCCGTTTGGAGATCGGGCGGTACCTTACACCGACTATCGGGAAGTGGCCAAACGAATTCGCCCCTCTGACATGCCGACAACGGCGATGGGGCTGTACATGGAACTGGCGACGACCCGCTGGTTCAAAAGTCTGTTCAACCTGAGCGCGGTCGCGGTCGCGTTAACAATTGTGGCGTTGTACTTCCTGGGACGTTTCGTGACGGCCCGGATTGGTGCCTGGATGGTCTACAAGTTCGAACAGGGCGTACTGGCGAGACTGCCTGTGGTGAGCAACGTTTATTCTTCGGTGAAGCAGGTGACCGACTTCTTCTTCAGCGAACGCACGGTCGATTACAGTCGCGTGGTTGCGGTGGAATACCCGCGGCGCGGCATCTGGTCGCTGGGATTTGTCACGGGTGACAGCATGCTGGAGATGACAGTCACTGCGGGCGAACCCCTGGTGGCGATCCTGATTCCCACCTCCCCGATGCCGGTGACCGGGTATACGATGAGCGTTCCGAAAAGCGAGATTGTGGATTTGAATATCACCGTCGACCAGGCGTTTCAGTTCTGCCTGTCATGTGGAGTGCTGGTGCCTCCGCAACAGAGAGTGACTGATGAACTGCTGCGGGAGGAACTGGGCAAGCGTCTTTTGGGCGATCGCAAGCTGGCCGGCTTCAAAGTTCAGATCGCCCCGCCCGAACCCACGACTCAGACCACCACACTCGCCAGCGAACATTCCGAATCGGAAGAAACGACTGATGCTTCCGAGCCAAATTCCACTGACTCTTCAGAGCAGCCACCAGAGAAATAGACCGCGGTCTGACGTTGATCGATTCGGTCCAGAGACACATGGAAACAGAATACGCAGGATAGAAAGCAAATTTGACTGATGAATCAGACAGCGGAACCCCGTCCCTTGCGCATCGCAACCCGGGCCAGCAAGCTGGCGCTCTGGCAGGCAGAGCATGTGTCTGCCCTGCTGGAAGCTCAGGGGAGCGGACGGCCGATTGAAATCGTGCACATCACATCGGAAGGTGACCGCGATCTGACCTCGCCACTGTCCCAGTTCGGCGGACTGGGTGTCTTCACACGCGAAGTGCAGAAAGCGGTTTTGGACGGACGGGCTGATCTGGCGGTTCACAGTCTCAAAGATTTACCGACCGAGCCGGCTCCCGGTCTGACCCTGGCGGGAATCCCGGACCGGGGTCCCTTGTATGATGTGTTGATTCTGCCCGAGGGTTCCGAGCCGATTGAGTCGCTGGCTGATCTGCCCGAACAGGCACGGATTGGAACGGGAAGTCTGCGGCGCCGGGCTCAACTGCTGCATCAGCGAAGTGACCTGGAAATGCTCGAAGTCCGCGGAAACGTGCAGACCCGTCTGAAGAAACTGGACTCCGGCGAATACGACGCCCTCTGTCTGGCGGAAGCCGGAATGGTGCGACTGGAACTGCTGGCCGAAAGGAACTGGCTGCTGTTGAGTCCGCCGGAAGTCTATCCGGCCGTCGGTCAGGGCGCCTTGGGCATCGAATGCCGGGACGACGATACCGAAACCATTGAAATTCTAGGAGCGATTTCCGATCCCGCGGTGCGTGCCGCAACCACGGCGGAACGGAGTCTGCTTTCGCATCTGCGTGCGGGCTGCCATGCCCCGATTGGTAGTCTGTCTCGACTGGAAGAGAATCAACTGACATTGGAAGCAGTCGTATTAAGCGGCGACGGTCAGGAGCGGATCTTCGTTTCCGAGAGTGGTCCACTCGAAGCGGCAGCGGAGACCGGGATCAAGGCTGCGGAGGCACTGCTGGAAGCGGGGGCAGACCGGTTGATTTCGCCCGGTCCCGGCTCGCCGGAGGCCCCCTGAATCGCGAACGACTGGGCGGCGGGACGTCAACCCAAAAAAAGGACCTGTAAATTATTTCCCTATTCATGTAAAAAACAGGCTGTAACGTATGTCGATTCTGTGATTCACTTGGGTTATACTCTGTGCAAATGGACTGCCTCTCAAAATCGTATTCAGGAAGAGCGAAAGGTTTGAGACATGGAACGTCACCCTTATCGCCCCGGGTTAACCGGGATCATCGCG
This window harbors:
- a CDS encoding DUF502 domain-containing protein; translation: MDASTTPPPPGKNSPEQKEKKKIGRTHHFFLRGLAISLPPILTLVIVIWVAGIVNDYIITPTTTTVRYCIAYFTDDSQPRDNFVQLESLPPLEYCRKDYLVSRADAAELEAIDDQTLGRIPRRQLTDKAWVPFGDRAVPYTDYREVAKRIRPSDMPTTAMGLYMELATTRWFKSLFNLSAVAVALTIVALYFLGRFVTARIGAWMVYKFEQGVLARLPVVSNVYSSVKQVTDFFFSERTVDYSRVVAVEYPRRGIWSLGFVTGDSMLEMTVTAGEPLVAILIPTSPMPVTGYTMSVPKSEIVDLNITVDQAFQFCLSCGVLVPPQQRVTDELLREELGKRLLGDRKLAGFKVQIAPPEPTTQTTTLASEHSESEETTDASEPNSTDSSEQPPEK
- the hemC gene encoding hydroxymethylbilane synthase, which codes for MNQTAEPRPLRIATRASKLALWQAEHVSALLEAQGSGRPIEIVHITSEGDRDLTSPLSQFGGLGVFTREVQKAVLDGRADLAVHSLKDLPTEPAPGLTLAGIPDRGPLYDVLILPEGSEPIESLADLPEQARIGTGSLRRRAQLLHQRSDLEMLEVRGNVQTRLKKLDSGEYDALCLAEAGMVRLELLAERNWLLLSPPEVYPAVGQGALGIECRDDDTETIEILGAISDPAVRAATTAERSLLSHLRAGCHAPIGSLSRLEENQLTLEAVVLSGDGQERIFVSESGPLEAAAETGIKAAEALLEAGADRLISPGPGSPEAP